Proteins from a genomic interval of Leeia speluncae:
- a CDS encoding ammonium transporter, protein MHKLLSKLMLCGALMFTAPVFAEDTASAAEAPASAVATTEATASVAAPEATASAAAPEAAASEAAAPAAPKLDAGNTAWMLVATALVLFMTIPGLALFYGGMVRKKNVLATLMQSFAICCAVTVVWIVIGYSLAFAPGNGFVGGLSKVMLSGVKVDTLWGTIPEMLFMVFQMTFAIITPALITGAFAERMKFSAMLLFSVLWSIVVYSPICHWVWESGGWLFAKGALDFAGGTVVHINAGVAGLVAALVLGKRVGFGKEAMPPHNLVLTLIGASMLWVGWFGFNAGSELAADGRAAMAMVATQVAAAGAALAWIFAEWLAKGKPSVLGIASGAVAGLVAITPASGFVGPGAALALGLIAGVVCYWGATSLKHMIGYDDSLDAFGVHGVGGILGAILTGVFASSEITGTKLPSVGEQVWIQLEATVATAAYTLVVTFILLKLIDLVIGLRVEPDEEREGLDIVLHGEHVE, encoded by the coding sequence ATGCATAAGCTGTTAAGCAAACTCATGTTGTGCGGTGCGTTAATGTTTACCGCGCCCGTTTTCGCAGAAGACACCGCTTCTGCAGCAGAAGCGCCAGCCTCTGCAGTAGCAACCACAGAAGCGACAGCATCTGTTGCCGCACCAGAAGCAACGGCATCTGCCGCAGCGCCAGAAGCAGCCGCTTCTGAAGCCGCAGCACCAGCAGCACCAAAGTTAGATGCAGGTAACACCGCTTGGATGTTAGTTGCGACTGCACTTGTTTTATTCATGACGATCCCTGGCCTAGCATTGTTCTACGGCGGTATGGTTCGTAAGAAAAACGTTTTAGCAACCTTAATGCAAAGCTTCGCCATCTGCTGCGCAGTGACGGTTGTGTGGATTGTGATTGGCTACTCGCTAGCTTTCGCTCCAGGCAATGGCTTTGTGGGTGGACTAAGCAAAGTGATGCTATCTGGCGTGAAAGTAGACACCTTGTGGGGCACTATCCCAGAGATGCTGTTCATGGTTTTCCAGATGACTTTCGCGATCATCACTCCAGCATTGATTACTGGCGCGTTTGCTGAACGTATGAAGTTCTCTGCAATGCTACTGTTCTCTGTACTTTGGTCAATTGTTGTTTACTCACCAATTTGTCACTGGGTATGGGAATCAGGCGGCTGGTTGTTCGCTAAAGGCGCACTAGACTTCGCTGGTGGTACCGTTGTTCACATCAACGCAGGTGTTGCAGGCTTAGTAGCTGCACTAGTACTTGGCAAACGTGTTGGCTTCGGTAAAGAAGCAATGCCTCCACACAACCTAGTATTGACCCTAATCGGCGCTTCAATGCTATGGGTAGGTTGGTTCGGTTTCAACGCAGGTAGCGAACTAGCGGCTGACGGCCGTGCCGCAATGGCAATGGTTGCTACACAAGTGGCAGCTGCAGGTGCCGCACTAGCTTGGATCTTTGCTGAATGGCTAGCTAAAGGTAAGCCTTCTGTACTAGGTATCGCTTCTGGTGCAGTAGCCGGTCTAGTTGCAATTACTCCAGCGTCTGGTTTCGTTGGCCCAGGTGCAGCATTGGCGCTAGGTCTGATTGCTGGTGTGGTTTGCTACTGGGGCGCAACTAGCTTGAAACACATGATTGGTTACGATGATTCTCTAGATGCATTCGGCGTTCACGGCGTTGGCGGTATCTTAGGTGCGATCCTAACAGGTGTGTTTGCATCAAGCGAAATCACCGGTACAAAACTACCATCAGTAGGCGAACAAGTGTGGATTCAGCTTGAAGCGACTGTAGCAACAGCTGCATACACCTTAGTTGTTACCTTCATCTTGTTGAAGTTGATCGATCTAGTTATCGGTCTACGCGTAGAACCAGATGAAGAGCGTGAAGGCCTAGACATTGTTCTACATGGCGAACACGTAGAGTAA
- the tkt gene encoding transketolase, translated as MVNRSSLANAIRALSMDAVQQANSGHPGAPMGMADIAVALWHDNLRHNPANPEWPNRDRFVLSNGHGSMLIYSLLHLSGYDVSIDDLKNFRQLHSKTPGHPEYGYTAGVETTTGPLGQGIANAVGMALAEKLLAAEFNRDGFPVVDHHTYVFLGDGCLMEGISHEVCSLAGTLNLNKLVVFYDDNGISIDGHVEGWFTDDTPKRFESYGWNVIPAVDGHNADAVLAAIASAKASDKPTIICCKTVIGKGSPNKQGTHDSHGAPLGKDEITATRAAIGWEHAPFEIPADIYAEWSAKEKGAAQEGEWNNLFAAYAAAHPELAAEFKRRVAGELPADFSAYAAEQLKLIDEKAETIATRKASQNAIQALTAKLPELLGGSADLAGSNLTNWKGCQSVKVDQSGNYLHYGVREFGMAAMMNGITLYGGYRPFGGTFLMFSEYARNALRMASLMKINPIFVFTHDSIGLGEDGPTHQPVEQTATLRLIPNHDVWRPADTAESFVAWQVAVEHTNTPTSLVFSRQNLAYLKKDAEQLANIRKGGYVISKEAGELKAVLIATGSEVELAMKAQAALAAEGVHVRVVSMPSTYMFDRQDADYKNSVLPKGTPRVAVEAGIADYWYKYVGLEGAVVGMTTFGESAPAGELFKQFGFTVENVVNTVKGVLTAA; from the coding sequence ATGGTAAATCGTAGCTCCCTCGCCAATGCAATTCGTGCCCTTTCTATGGATGCTGTCCAGCAAGCTAACTCCGGTCACCCAGGTGCCCCAATGGGGATGGCTGATATCGCTGTTGCTCTATGGCACGATAATTTACGTCACAACCCAGCCAATCCAGAATGGCCAAATCGTGACCGTTTTGTATTGAGTAATGGTCACGGCTCTATGCTGATCTACTCATTACTGCATTTGTCTGGTTATGATGTATCGATTGACGATCTGAAAAACTTCCGCCAACTTCATAGCAAAACCCCAGGTCACCCAGAGTATGGTTACACCGCAGGTGTAGAAACCACGACTGGCCCACTAGGCCAAGGGATTGCGAACGCCGTGGGTATGGCATTAGCGGAAAAACTACTAGCCGCTGAATTTAACCGTGATGGTTTCCCTGTTGTTGATCACCACACCTATGTATTTTTAGGTGATGGTTGTTTGATGGAGGGTATCTCTCACGAAGTGTGTTCATTAGCTGGCACGCTAAACCTAAATAAACTAGTCGTGTTCTATGACGATAACGGCATCTCTATTGATGGCCATGTAGAAGGCTGGTTTACAGACGACACACCAAAACGTTTCGAGTCTTATGGCTGGAACGTCATCCCAGCAGTTGATGGTCATAATGCAGACGCTGTATTGGCAGCGATTGCTTCTGCAAAAGCTAGCGACAAACCAACCATCATTTGTTGCAAAACGGTGATTGGTAAAGGTTCTCCAAACAAACAAGGTACGCACGACAGCCACGGTGCACCATTGGGTAAAGACGAAATCACTGCAACCCGCGCAGCGATTGGTTGGGAACATGCCCCATTTGAAATCCCTGCAGATATCTACGCAGAGTGGAGCGCCAAAGAAAAAGGTGCTGCACAAGAAGGTGAATGGAACAACTTGTTCGCCGCTTACGCTGCAGCTCACCCAGAATTAGCAGCAGAATTCAAACGCCGTGTTGCAGGTGAATTGCCTGCTGACTTCTCTGCTTATGCAGCAGAACAGCTAAAACTAATCGACGAAAAAGCAGAAACCATCGCGACTCGTAAAGCTAGCCAAAATGCCATTCAGGCACTGACTGCGAAATTACCAGAACTACTCGGTGGCTCTGCTGACTTGGCAGGCTCCAACCTTACTAACTGGAAAGGTTGCCAGAGCGTGAAGGTAGACCAATCTGGTAACTACCTACACTACGGTGTACGCGAATTCGGTATGGCAGCCATGATGAACGGTATCACCTTGTACGGTGGCTATCGTCCATTCGGCGGTACTTTCTTGATGTTCTCTGAGTATGCACGTAACGCATTGCGTATGGCATCTTTAATGAAGATCAATCCAATCTTTGTATTTACCCATGATTCGATTGGTCTGGGTGAAGATGGCCCAACTCACCAGCCAGTTGAGCAAACCGCTACCCTACGTCTAATCCCTAACCATGACGTATGGCGTCCTGCTGATACCGCAGAATCATTCGTGGCTTGGCAAGTGGCTGTCGAACATACCAACACCCCTACTAGCTTGGTATTTAGCCGTCAAAACTTGGCTTACCTGAAAAAGGACGCAGAGCAACTAGCTAACATCCGTAAAGGTGGCTATGTGATTAGCAAAGAAGCAGGCGAATTGAAAGCCGTGCTAATTGCGACCGGCTCTGAAGTAGAGCTAGCGATGAAAGCACAAGCAGCACTGGCGGCTGAAGGCGTTCATGTTCGCGTGGTATCTATGCCATCAACTTACATGTTTGATCGCCAAGACGCTGACTACAAAAACAGCGTTCTACCAAAAGGCACACCGCGCGTGGCAGTAGAAGCAGGTATTGCAGACTACTGGTACAAGTATGTTGGTCTAGAAGGCGCAGTGGTAGGCATGACTACATTT
- the glnK gene encoding P-II family nitrogen regulator, protein MKFVTAIIKPFKLDEVREALSAIGVQGLTVTEVKGFGRQKGHTELYRGAEYVVDFLPKVKVELAVDDSQLDQVVEAIETAARTGKIGDGKIFVFDLQQIVRIRTGETGSDAI, encoded by the coding sequence ATGAAGTTTGTAACAGCGATTATCAAGCCATTCAAGCTAGACGAAGTGCGTGAAGCATTGTCTGCGATTGGTGTGCAGGGCCTGACCGTTACTGAAGTAAAAGGTTTTGGTCGTCAGAAGGGTCATACCGAACTGTACCGTGGTGCAGAGTATGTAGTGGATTTTTTACCGAAGGTAAAAGTTGAACTAGCGGTTGACGATAGCCAACTAGACCAAGTGGTAGAAGCGATTGAAACCGCTGCTAGAACAGGAAAAATCGGCGACGGTAAGATTTTCGTATTCGATTTACAGCAAATCGTTCGTATCCGTACCGGTGAAACCGGTTCAGATGCCATCTAA